The sequence CATCCACAGCAGCCCCGCCCCCGCAAGCATCAGCAACACGTTGTTCGGCGGGAATCTCTCCCGGTCCGCCTTCGTCCTCGGACCAacctgaattcaataaaaatatatattaattcttAGTCCATTTCATGCCAATTTTATgttcattataaaaaaaaagtatatttttaattaatttctaaGTCGCTAAAACGTAAAGTATTCACCatttttaatatgattaattaaataataaagtatGTCAATTTTAGGGAAGgcaatttcctccgaacccgttggagggtccgatacccgacccgaatagaagagggtatggagggatttttagatCCGATTAAATNTATAtagcgtgaataatttttcttattgttcatttcaataattttttaaatattcataattttattgaaacaatttaaatttgaaaaaattcaattgtatatgaaaATTGGGTATTTGAGTAGGGTATGAGTATCCGATAAtacgatgggtatggggatgaggatgaaattcaatacccgatgggtatggggatgaataTAATAAATGAGTATGGGGATGAATATATGAAATCcggacccataccctacccattgtcatccctagtCAATTTCCAGTCATATGTAGACTTTggcaaaagataaaaaaaattaaactaattaaaattGTAGAATTGTGACGACTTGAAACACTATTTGTAggtcatcaataaaaaatattaatttttatgtcaaaattattatattttattgtaaatttgaaaaaagaatCCGTCGAACGACTCTGTTTTTATCGAGATAGAGAATTCACACGAATTCTTTGAGATTCTAGGTAAATACGTATCACTAAAAGAATAACATCGATctcaatttcttgaaaaatatccatttcaaattatattattctttaaactattttaattataaatgataaataaaaagtataattttttaaaatatgattgatattgtaaatttaatattaattattaaaaaagtaAACAAATAATGTGGAAAGTGGATGGGAAGCATGCATGAGACTTTGCAccattaatttaattgattaataTTTGTTGTTTTTCAAGACTCTTCCAAACTCTACGGGCCTACAAGCATTCATTGGGGATGCCTATTTCCTTGAATGAGTCTTCCACTTCCTATTACCCTTCTCAGGCATTTAATTTTCCCATTCCCGTCCTTAAaagtattaaaataaattaaaaacatatttttttaaatatatatatatataaacttttaaagttcaaatttatttaatttttatttgtaataGATATTCGAatgttattttacaaaaaatgaggaaaatacttttttttgttaattaaattttcttatttttcttttgatccactcatatttaaaattttgatttgatatattaaattttattttattttttactatatataccCAAGAGTGAACATTTATCAAAATACATATGAAGTTCCGTTGATTTTTCTGTGAACCTCAAATATAATCTCTTATGGTAGTATGAAATTATCGAAAAATTTGATTTGGAATCAGAAATTGTTGATTTGTTGATGTAACGTCAACAATtagattaaaataataaaaaaataaaaaattctgaGAAGCAAATTctgaaaaaaattttagatcAAAACCGgaaataaaacaatttaatggagaaaaattattttccaaaaattaaaaaggTGATAacttaagaaattatttgactagtgaattaaatttaaaatgatttaattatggcTCTTGGAATTTTATTAAAGTCTTTGGTCGTCGCAGGAGAGAACAAAATGGAAGAAAAAAGTATAGAGAACAATACAGCACTAACCCAGTATGCAGCGGTGATTCCGGCGATCCCCGACGAGAGATGGATCACATACCCGCCGGAGTAATCAATCACCCCCCAATGGAACAGAAAGCCGCCGCCCCACAAACTGAAAGCCCCAACCGTGTACGAGAACGTCAGCCACAGCGGCACGAACATCATCCACGCCTTTATGTTCATCCTCCCCAGCAACGACCCCGCCAGTAGGATCACCGTGATAGCCGCGAACACGCACTGGAACCACACCATCGAAGCCATTGGGTAGTAGGGCGTGGCCATGGCCGTCTCCACCGTGCCGTCTTTGTGGTAATGGACGGTGGCGGGAAGCGCCGCCTGGTTGATAAGGAATTTCTGGCCGAGGGCAGGGCCGGCCTTCCCCCAGAATGGGAGGAGCTTCTCCCCAAAGGACATTTTGTACGCCCACACCACCCAGCAGATGACGACGGCGGCGAAGGCGTAGAGCGCCATGAACGCGGAGTTGACGGCCCATTTCTTCTTCACTATGCTGCCGTATAGAATCACCAGACCGGGGATGCTCTGCAGGCCGACAAGGGTGGCCGAGGTCATCTGCCATGCGTTGTCTCCTTTGTTAAGCCAGTCAGGCACCGCCGCAGATGTGTAGGCCTGGTACGCCGACGGTACAACGCTAGCATTTGCCGCCATGATTACAGATCTTGATAGGCTagtatatctatatatatactgaaaattcaaggatttatataTCAGAGTTAATGAACAGCATGAATGGAAATCTTTTCTGGGAAGGGAAAATGAAATTCGGAGAGAATATTCAACTGCTAGTAATCTTGAATACGTTGATTTTATATTATAGAAGGAAAATAGATTAAGGAAAGAATGATTATATTACTATTTTATAAAACGGGaattccatatatatatatgatttcatgttttaagtaaatgataattattagatcttttattttacgcataaattatatatatacgatCGATGTAAATTGAGAAATCTAACATCACAGGGAATATATTTGCTTGCTACGCTGTTCACAcgaatgaatatttaaaaagatTCGAAATTAAGCGGTACATGTAATCATATACTtataaatgacaaaaacttatgttagacgatctcacgatcgtattttgtgatacagatattttattttgggtcattcataaaaaaatattactttttaagataagagtattactttatattgtgaatatcggtagagttgactcgtctcaaagataaagattcgcgagaccgtctcacaagaaacctactcaacCTTTATATCGAAATCTTGGTTACGTTTAATAATTTCAATTAGatacaatatttatttactaAATAATAAGAATTAAGGGCCAATTATACCATACAAAATTAGTGGGGAAAATTACAAGTTTGATTACTAAAATGCGTCGGTTTGCAATTTCTGGTcttctatattattaaattttgttttaacaAGTTATATTTGCTTTCTCCCCTccgaatttattgtttttctgtGTGGAGcttaatttctaaaaaaaaaagttctaaaattgtaaaataaatgacaaaaaattcaaaaaatgaaatatatatgactaaaattgatAATATAGATGATCAAAATTACCAAGATCCAAATACATAGGACGGAAATATAATTCCAAAatttatctaataaaaatatttttacaaatgaTTTCATTCTTTGAagtcattttattaattttaattaaaatggaATACATGTGACTTACAAAGttatatacatacataattttatatataaaaattcaaggaTGTGTGACAACTGTATCTTGGCAATCACATGCTTTGATAGAGAGAATCTTAATTGATCAGTGTAACATTCCGTGATATAAGGTTTGAGATTCTCCCATGAATCCCAAGTTCTTTGGGTtgaacatatatatacatacaataaaaaaaataatatcatatttaaaattaatattgctAAATGTAGTATCAATATATTGTACaatgatatttacaataattatatcgtaatattttattattatatcgtgagattttgatattatatcgTGCTATTTTAGATTCAATGTAACATGAGATTTGATAAATAacttttttgtattgaatttttatagtacacaaattgtggtacaattttttttatacttgtAACATtactcatttaaaatatataaatgtcGAAAGATTTGACCCACAAAATAAAAGAATACGAAGAATATCAATGACCTGGTTAAATTCAtagaatttaaaaattaataagttatatttttattatttaaatgacAACAAAGTTAGCTATCTTAGACTCTTCCATATAAATAATACTCAATAAATTAATAgttttctaaaataatattttttcctcaGTTCCAACTTGGACGATTTACTAAATtcataatttcgataaattaatGAGAATAATTTTTCGGAAGGaacttatataaatttatgaTCTCACTAATCATACATTAAAAATTCTCTAAAATTACAAGCATAATTAGGACaatttagtaaaataa comes from Primulina huaijiensis isolate GDHJ02 chromosome 5, ASM1229523v2, whole genome shotgun sequence and encodes:
- the LOC140976293 gene encoding ammonium transporter 3 member 2-like, whose amino-acid sequence is MAANASVVPSAYQAYTSAAVPDWLNKGDNAWQMTSATLVGLQSIPGLVILYGSIVKKKWAVNSAFMALYAFAAVVICWVVWAYKMSFGEKLLPFWGKAGPALGQKFLINQAALPATVHYHKDGTVETAMATPYYPMASMVWFQCVFAAITVILLAGSLLGRMNIKAWMMFVPLWLTFSYTVGAFSLWGGGFLFHWGVIDYSGGYVIHLSSGIAGITAAYWVGPRTKADRERFPPNNVLLMLAGAGLLWMGWAGFNGGDPYSANIDSSMAVLNTNICAATSLLVWTWLDVIFFDKPSVIGAVQGMITGLVCITPGAGLVQGWAAIIMGILSGSVPWFTMMIIHKKWWLLQAIDDTLGVFHTHAVAGYLGGILTGLFAEPILCSLFLPVTNSRGGVYGGVGGVQLLKQIVGGGFIIGWNIVVTSIICVVIGFVTPLRMPEEQLLIGDDAVHGEEAYALWGDGEKYDSTRHGGTSDDQTLQQKSSIGSTQVV